attggaccccGCTATTTAAAAACACTCAAAATAAACGCTGAACTGTAATATTGCTTCCTCATATGAATATTCAACTAGCAGTCTAGCAAGTATTCAAATATTTAAGCCTATCACTAAAACAGCTTTTAATGTTATTGTATAAAATCATCTTACAGTAAATCAAATCAAAGTTCACATTTATTGGCATATGCAATGAAAAACAAGTTTCATACAGCCACACTACTAAATCTTTAAATTGCATAGACTAGAAGGAATTGAACACAttctaattcaaaataaaataaaatcaaattatacAATGAGAACCAGTGAATTTAATGACATATGGGAAAATTAAAATACGTAACAGTCCATTAATTGTGCAAACAAAGCACCTGCAATAAAAATGCTATTCTtacgctcacacacacaaacacgcacgTACCTAAAGACTTTAACCCAGAAACCTGCCACTTTCTGTCAATACTGCTGCATAATGGAAATCTCTTTCAAACACATGCACTCATTCACTGGTGCAGAGTTCACTATGGTCAAAGGGGATGTTTGGATAAAAACAAGGGCCTTATCTCTTTAAAAGTATTATATCTTTCATGTATTAATTAGCATAACTATCAGCCATAAAACAAACGTCTCTAAAGTCTATAAAGATAAACCTGTACTGAAAGACCCTACTGTATGTCTATCTTTTAtatctgtaaaaaaaacattgagcCATCTGCCATCTAGTGGACATTTTCTGTGCTGTGACAAAGTAAACTATACACATCTAGAGCACATTTGGGCTTGCTATTTCTATACAAAATCAGTTTTATGACTAAGTTTCACATTTTCACAACCATTTTCTAAAATGTAACTCCCCGGTCTGACTGAATAACATACGTACTGTCAAACGGACCAGTCCAGAACCTGATGGGTGACTTATGGTACACAGCAGATTTTGATCTGTTGATGATTGTGTATAACACAAGCATGTAGTTCCCTCTTGCATGAAATGTTGTCTCAAACAGTGTGCGTTAAGACCTAAACACAGTTCATGAGGGTGCTTGTACACAGCAAGAGAAGCTCTGACCTAATATCAGTAACTCAGAATCTCTGGCAGACGTCCCGTCCACGAGTCAGCATGCAAGAGATCTCTGTTCACGAGCCTTCAGGCTCACTCGCTTTTTCCTCCTAATAGAGACAATGAAACAAAAAGAAATATGGTATTTAAACACTATGGTTTTATGTATTCGGTTAGTCCAATAGTagtggattcttttttttttattggtaacAGTTTTGATTGTGTAACCATCAgtaagatcagtaagatttataatgttttttaaagatttctCTTGTGCTCATAAagactgcatttacttgatcaaaaatacagaaaaaaaaaaacagtaatattgtgaaatattattacagtttaaaataattttactatattttaaaatataatttattcctgtaatgcaaagctgaatattcatatttttttggaACGTGTAATTATTAGgtgaataaaaaggaaaaaaggaaaaaaagcaaaacaaacaaaaaacagcatttattcaaaatagaaatcttttctaacaataagtCTTTGCCATCACTGTTTATTACTTTAACACAGCCGTGACTAAaagtaatttctttaaaaaaaaaaaaaaattactgaccacaaacttttgaatggtagtttattttgttacaaaagattactattttaaataaatgctgttctttttaacttattttttttataggaTCACTATAAAAAAGTATCataggttccaacaaaatattaggcagcacaactgttttcaacactgataataaatcaacatgttagaatgatttctgaaggatcatgtgacactgaagactcaagtaatgatgctgaaaattcagctttgcttcaaaggaataaattatattttaaagtttattaaaatagaaaactgttattttaaattgcaataatatttcacaaaatcaaattttttttctggatttttgatcaaatatatgcagccttgatgagcataagaaacgtctttttAAAAAATCTTGCTGATCCGAAACTTGTGAATGGCACACATATATaatcagtataaaaaaaaaaaactgtgaacagaaaaaaaataataaatttcagaatattgttaaaatttgatttacccctctttttttaatgaaagcaGGTTTTAATGAATATGTCATAATTATTAATGTtacaactttttttgttttaattgtgcTCTCATACTTTTGAACCcaataacaaaacaaaagcaaaaaataagtaaaaaaaaaaaataatacaattcacaaaagcacaaaaacaaaaacacacaaaaaacaaagcacacagcaaaacaaaaaataagaaaaatacaaaacaaaaaagcacaaaacaaaacaaaaaacaaagcacacagcaaaacaaaaacaaagcaaaataaaaatataaaataaagcaaagtaaaaagcacacagcaaaacaaaaacaaagcaaaacaaaaatataaaataaagcaaagcaaaaagcacacagcaaaaaaaaataaaaacgcaaAACAgtaaaaagcacaaagcttaacaaaaaacaaaaagcacaCCACAAAAAGTACTCcgcaaaacacaaaaacaagaaccaaaataaataaataaataaaaacacaaaacaaagttAAAAGCAcatagcaaaacaaacaaacaaaacacacacacacacacacacacacacacacacacacacacagcaaaacaaaacacaatcccagtgaaaaataaatatactaaaatgtatttgaaatacattcTATTTAATGCTActatactattactattattcaaAGATCAAAAAAAACTCATCAGTAGTGACATTAAACAGAGAAAtttgcattgtgcacaagtactccaaataaagtttatttctaatatttatatcagtaagtcttgagCGATATGTCAgaaaatatgttaatagatttgaactatacttagtatggaataaatgtattttaaatatattacttttttactagggaaaacaaaacaaaaaaaatgtaaaagaaaataaaaacgcaaaaaatataaagtaaaaagcacaaagtaaaacaaaaacactcacagcaaaacaaaaaactaaattaaacaaaacacaacactGCACTCACACCTTGTGAAAGTGATGTATAGTTCATACCTTTTTGGTTGCTTAACCATGCATTTCCAAAGAACAGCATAGAGGGCTAACAGAAAGCCTATGAACACTGCTGCAGCGATTGCACctgcaaacacaaacacatacacctGTTACACTGCTGTCTGCAGTCTGAAAAACATCCACAGAGGCGCATAATCTGTATCCTCCACCCAGAGATGAGATCAGTAACACAGATATAGAGCATGACAGGCTGCAGTTTCATCATCTGCACTCCAAAAATCATTTCCAGTGAAACATTCAGCTTGGACACTCTGCTACTGTTAGTAAAAATCTCTTACTTATGAAGCATCACAGCTGCTTTATGAACTGATATTACGCATGTGAAAAGTCAAAGGTCCCAATAAATGGGAAAGAACAGTCCGTTTTTCATCAAGGAGTCTGACCCTGAAAATCAAGacatatataaacataaacaGTGTGTGCTTAAAGAGATATATAGTGTAATGAGGAAACGGGGGGAGGTGGAAAATTCCAATGATGACTTGGAAACCTGTTTGAGCCTGTGAGCGGGGAAGCTGAAACAAGGAAAGgggaaatgcaaaaaaaaaaaaaaaaaaaaaaaaaaaaaaaagaaaatcaaccCTGAACTATGATTTAACACTTTACATTCACTTTCTCTTACTCACTGTGGTCAGGAGAAATTATGCAAACTACGGCTGCTATCTCTAATCACACATCAAATGTTTATGTACAGATTAAATACacatattaaattacaaaatatatataaactaccagtcaaaagtttttgaacagtaagatttttttatgtttttttaagaagtctctcatgctcaccaagcctgcatttatttgatcaaaagtacagcaaaaacagtaaattctgaaatattttactatttaaaataagtgttttctatttaaatatattttaaaatgtaatttattcctttgatttcaaagctgaattttagcatcattactccagtcacatgacccttcagaaattgttctaatattctgatttgctgcttaaaaaactattgcttttcaggtttctttgatggacagaaagttcagaagcagcatttatctgaaatagaaatcttttgtaacattatgaatgtctttatcgtcacttttgatcaatttaaagaatccttgctaaaaagtattaatttctatgaaaatatatataaaacaatcttgagcagcaaatccccatattagaatgatttctaaaagatcaaaGATTGGTTTCAGGATGCTGAAAAAGtacctttgatcacaggaataaatgttttaaaatatattcaaatagaaaagttaaaaagtttgctgtacttcggatcacatgaatgcaggcttggtgagcagaaaaatatatagaatatatagtgaataaatgtataaaaatatatagtaaataaaaaaaagtgatattccGGAGCAGTATTTGTTTGCAGGTTagttaatttagtattttttgtaaTACAATAAAATTTCCCATACTTCAAGTCTCAATTTGTGTGGTCAATGACATTCTCATAAACATTTAGCAAGCAAATGAGGTTGTATCCTCATTAAATGATCAGTTTAGCCTCTGACGCTCTGCACTTCTCCAGAAATCCCAAGTGTTTAATAACAATTCAACAGCATCCTTTCTCACAGACCCACACACCCTTGAATACTTCTCAGTACAACCAGAATTCTCTAGAAATGCTGTGTATACACAGCATTGATATTTTTACACAAAATAACCCCTTGTCGTTTCTTCCTGACAAAAGTTGTGAAATCAAATGTTTATTTTCACACTTGATTTGCGCTCTTCTCAGAACatgaagagaaaaagaaaaacgtCATTCACAGGAGACAGAGCACTAAGAGAGGAGAGGTCACAGATAAATCACGTTCCCAAAGGTTGTGTTTTGACAGAACTTGTTTTGGAGGCATACGTCATGTTTTAAGTCATAAAAACCTCTCAGCCAGCAAAGGAGATCTTGGGAAGACTTACCGAATGCGACTGAGGAAGAAAGTAATAATAAAAGAGGAAGAGCTGTCACCAAACAAACATCGTTCTGTTGTAATGTAATGGTTCATCTCAGAGCTGGCTGGTTTGGTTCATGGCATAAaactcattaaagggatagttcactcaaaaatgaaaattctttaattactcaccctcatgtcgttccaaacccatacgacctttgttcatcttcggaacacaaaacaggctatttttgatgaaatcggagAGTTTTCTGatcctgcaaagacagcaacacaactgacacgttgaaGGTCCAGAAAGGCAGTtagaacattgataaaatagtccatgtgatttcagtggttcaaccttaattttatagcaaaacaatgaagctacaagaaaacatattgttgaataaagtcattatttttgttttctttgcacacaaaaagtattttcatagcttcatacaattaaggttgaaccactgatgtcacatgggctgtTTTACAGATGTTCTTATgacttttctaggccttgaatgtgtcagttgcactgctgtctatgcagggtcagaaaggaattaattaaaaatatcttaatttgtgttctgaagatgaacgaacaGGGTTCGtgcagatactgtaaaatgaaatccCAGGACTTTTAAGACTTTTCAAAGCACAGCTTttttgaatttgatcggatatcattttagatttagatcggaactttgccaCAGGTTCACaatttttttgcttcagattagAACATCAGAgcatggattgtgaatcatttgattcggatcaggacttcggtgcgggttcacaaatcatttgtttcagatcaggatttcaaaGAAATTTCACAGATCttttttttcccaattttttttttttaaacagtagaaaaGATTGGAAATTTGcgtatcgcaaatcttttgatttagatcaggacttcaaattgcgtatcaggaattatttgatttgaatcattcaattcacattctgatccaaatcaaatgctccaaagtcccgatatGAATCAAATTATTCTGATCAAAGTTCTaaactaaatcaaataattcacgatacatGTTTTGAAGTCACAATcttaaacaaatgatttgcgatgtgCGATCCGATTGTAgcacttcaaaacagtgaatcatttttcgaagcaatggtttaactgattcggaGTTTAGAAAAGGCTCTGTTTCACCTATcaatacatgctttttaaaatcattacaagcaatgtCGAAATTCTAAaactgaatggctcttttaatttgatctgttttttGCTAAGAAATCGCTTTAAATTaatgatcaaagtcacgagtttgaatcaatgttggcggttccagcgtaaatgacccAAATGATTTAGTTAATCTGTTCCTTGCAtgttcagccatgtttacactacactgtcagtactactacttgcttagctcGATTGGCTTCTGgttcaggccttaaatttcaaaaagtcaaattcaagtacttcaactCATAACTTAATTACttgtattttaagttgatttaacttaaaatgttaaggcagctgctgaacttaagtgcctaagttgaaactggtgaaaactttttacagtgtacgaaccccgaatgaaggtcttacggtcttggaacgacatgagggtgagtaattaatgacaaaattttcattttgaactatccctttaagtaaatgcCGAAGGAGAAAATTAATTTAGAAATGTGcactgttcaaaggtttagggtcagtaagatttttgctTGTCTAAAGCTCACCAAGTTtgcattttttaatcaaaaatacaggaaaaacattaatattgtgaaacattactacaatataaaattaattttctattttaatgttttaaaacgtaatttattcttttgatggcaaagctgaattttcagcattgttactccagtcttcagtgtcacatgatccttcagaaatccttctaatatgctggtttgatgCTTAAGAAACTTTCctaattattatcagtgttaaacacatcttaatattttttttcttgattctttaattaaaatgttcaaaTGAACAGCActtttttgaaatagaaatctttgaaataaaaatctttgtaATGgaaatcagcatttatttgaaataaaaaatcttttgtaacattataaaagtttttactgtcactttctaccaatttaatgtgcccttgctgaataaaagtattaaaaactcaaattaattgtaaaaatcttactgaccccaaacttttgaatgacagtgAAAAAAAGTGATTGCTCACTGTTGCACTCTATTGTGACTGTCAAAAATGGAAAAAAGTGAGATCTTACCTGGTATGATTCCACTCTCTCTGTTCATGGGGGTCTCAGCGAGAGGGGGTGGACTGGCAGTAACTGAGCCTTTAGAGACAATGAAGATGAAGTTAAAGCTTACATGTGCAAAACTATCATTAACATGATGTAATTAAGGCTGTTTGTTGTCTTACCATTTCTATCAGAGCTGGGAGGGAGCCATGAAGACACTGGGGAAACTATCTGGAGAGAGAAAACAACAGGTTATTCAATAAGAAAATAATGGGCGGGGCTTGTTTTGTATCCTTCTAAAActgaatgaatgaaaagtgagtgtTTAATACCTTAACAGAAAGGTGAAATAAATAAGCATAAGATGACATTACACTATAAAGTAAGTTGTTTAAGAgctattggcagcactgaatgtaaacaatgccactgaaccaaacaaaatgtgcatattttgctgatttctgctgctgaaaatggtcaattattgtcgtGTTTTGGCCTGTATTAATCAGTCAGACTAGGAAAAACATTtcgagtactatagactgccaaaagttcaaacaaatcaaagagaagagtgcaaaaacagtCTGAAgtacaaaaggcgtttgtggccAAACTgagccaggatttccagggcaaaaatcttgacaacatttgtgtttcttCTTATGATTTCCTGTCAGGTATGTGAAATACTAAGCTAAtaccttaattaatactgcttgtgcgTATCttcaccacctattaactttagtttgtcaaactacTTTGCCCTTTCTTGCTTACTAagcccttctctatatgatttatatCACGCAAGTTTTCAGATAAAGATGTCATTGTAGACATTACCTGCCCACAGGTGTATTTCTCacctatgttttatttattttgtaacagAAAATGGCTGGTTATGGAGATAAAGCGAGTAGTATTTGGCTAGTCATGTGATTCCAACATGGTGGCATCCATAAGGGGTGACCTGTACAATCAAACACCTTTTCGAGGCCACTATTAAAGCTGGAGTATTCATCAAATGTAAGTGCATGTCATTTTTATCATATCTGTCAAAAGCAGTATTAAGTCTGTGGATTACTGAAACCTATCCTATCCAAGCACTCATATGTGACAGACAGAGAGAGGGGAGCATGTCCCAGCACAGTTGTTTAACAAAGATAAGAAACTATGCAATGACTGAAAGTTTCCAAAACATGCTGGAAGACAGGAaatgagagagtgagagagagagagagagagagagagagagagagggagcaaGAGAGATTTACTGTTTCCCAAGTCCTGTTCCTCAAACATTTGATCTGTGCTGTAAATACAAAATGTACTTTACTTCactaaatactaataaaaaaaagtgtcatTTTGATACACTAACCTAATTTCTACATTTGCAATAAAACGGTATTTTCCTCATTTTTAAAATACGCTTCATGTCTTCAAAGAGCCTATAAACACATGGTGCATTTAGCATTTATAACACATGCACTGCAGAGGAGTTTGTttcttgtgtgtttgtttgtttgcttgtacCTGGGTGAGATTGTGGTCCTGTGGTTCTTCATGAACAGAGCTGTTGTTGTTTCTCACCTCCGTCCACATGTTTCAGCGCGTGTTTGTGTTTCCTCCCGTGATCATCATAAAACGCGCAAAATTGCGAATGAGGCTCAAACAAAACAATGTAAAATCCCCCCTTAGGTTGCTTTTAAAGTGGGCGGGGTTAGTATAGCCAGTGGGCGGGGCAACAATCCGGCCACCAGCCTCTGGTTAAATTTGCATAATCAGATCCATTCAAAAAGTTGTTCATTATCTGTCTAGACAGG
Above is a genomic segment from Garra rufa chromosome 15, GarRuf1.0, whole genome shotgun sequence containing:
- the LOC141286472 gene encoding uncharacterized protein codes for the protein MWTEVRNNNSSVHEEPQDHNLTQIVSPVSSWLPPSSDRNGSVTASPPPLAETPMNRESGIIPGAIAAAVFIGFLLALYAVLWKCMVKQPKRRKKRVSLKAREQRSLAC